In the Candidatus Poribacteria bacterium genome, CGTTTGCGAATTCTCGTTCGAGTTTTTATATCTTGAATTGCATAAAACCATTCTGTGAAGGGTTGTCGGCCGTTTTGGTCCCGATAGACTTGTAGTTTTCTGGGTGCTGTGTTCCGCATTCCTAACCTTTTGTGCATTGAAACACATTATATCGATATTACAGGACACACGGAAACCTTTTGAACCGCGCGTCGCGATCAATTTTAAGATAATAGCACATTTAGCAGGGAAAGTCAAATCAAGGAATGAATGTTTGTAGTAGGTCGATCTATTAACTTTCAGTGGTATGAGGGTGTTTGAAAATCACCCAATCTCCATGCGCAGAAAAGAGAGAAATGTGCTGACAAACAACACCAACAGAAACATAATTAGCAACAGTAGGTCGATAATTGCGGCATTAAGATCTGCACGGCATCGAAGTTCACCGGTTTTTGGGATGTGCCCTCTGGAATACCGACTGTGTGTGGACTGTCTGGATCTGACCGATCGGTATCAATGAGGAATTGTCGAAACTGCTTCGCGTATTGACGTGTTTGGGAGATGAAGTCTAAATGGCGGGGCAAACCGGTGCCTGCAAGCCCTTCAAAAGCGTACTGCACAACCGCTGCTGGTGAAATACGGGTCAGGGACCGGGCAGTTTGGATTTGACGGAGTTCGGTGAAAAGGTAGCCGGCGCGCAAGCGATCGCGTAATTCTGCATCTTTATTAACATATTCCGCGCCCAACGCAGTAGCGATTGTCGCCGGGGATTCTTGTCGGGGAGGTTCTTTAATCCGGGCAAAATAACGTGTTTGCAAATCTTCGCGTGAATCTTGAACCTGAGCCATGAATTCTTTCGGGGTGGGACGGGACTGCAAACGGTTACCGAGCGAACCCAATGCGTTTGGCATCAGTACCACCCAGACTGTCCAAATCAACAAAAGAATGGCAAGGCTCGTTGAAGACTCTTTGACACGACTGGAAACGAGAAGTCCCAAGAAAATAAAAATTGAGGTGTAAATCAAGGCAACGCAGACAATAAAGCCCAACCTCATCCAATGGCTACCCTTGAATTGGACGGCTTCGGAAAGGTATATGATGGAGGTACTAACGATCACGCCAATCAAAACGGGAATAGCAATCGTAAAAAAAGCACTGAGAAATTTGCCGCTAATCACGGTGTTCCGTGAAATACTATTCGCCAGCATCAACCGCAGCGTGCCTCGTTCTTGTTCACCAGAGATCGCGTCGAACGTGAACAGAATGCCCGTGAAGCTCAATAGAACAGCCGTCACAAATCCCCAATCGATTTTGATAAAGTCCGGCATGATACTTCTATCTTTAGGGATTGCCTCTGAAATGAATAGCAGATCGCGATTCGGTGGATATATCAATCCCCAAATTTCTGTGAACTTATAGGCAGTATCGCCACTCCGCCACCAACGTGTCCGCCCCGCGGTATTGCCGTGGACTTCACCCAGTAGGAATTTTTCTCCGCCATCCGCACAGAAAGCGAGAGGACTCGGTTTTTTGTAGAGGCGGCCAGGTCCCTTTAGAGCCAGGCGATACAGCGTAGTGCACCGAGATTTCAACTCATTACGTGACCAGGCAACTTGTCCTCGATATTCGCCCATTCGCTGCTTGTATTCTCCGAGATACACGATAGCGTTGACAATCATCAGTATTAGGATTAGTAGTGTTGTCAGTGCGAAACGCAAGCTGCTCAGGTGATCGTAGAGTTCGCGTGTGAGGATGTGGAATATCATCTCATATCTCCACTAAAAGACTGACGGCGATGGAACTCTGTCGTAAGCTTGAAGTCTAAAGTTCCTGCCTGACGAAAATTGCGAAAGTCGCCAAAAACAATAGAACATTGAGTAATAACAGCAACTGCAGATGGGGGAGTGCCCGTGAGGTATTTGTCCAGAGATCGGCACGTTGGTACGTGAACCTTGGCAGATCGTCTAAGTTAATAGGACCTTTATCGCTCGCGAACCACTGTCGACTCGAAAAAGCCTCTTTATCGTAAAAGTAATTGATTAGCATACGTCGATACTGTCGCGCTGTCTGAAAAAAATCCTCGACCCCATAGATATCCGTTCCTACCCATGCTTGTGTTGCGAGATTATACATCGCCGCGGGTGAAAGGCGAAGTAGGTTCCGAGCGATTCTGGCTCTCCAAAACCGGAGTTGCTCCAGTGTAGGCAGGCGTATCAATCCCATTTTCTCTGCTGCATCAATGCGTAAGGG is a window encoding:
- a CDS encoding ABC transporter permease subunit; protein product: MIFHILTRELYDHLSSLRFALTTLLILILMIVNAIVYLGEYKQRMGEYRGQVAWSRNELKSRCTTLYRLALKGPGRLYKKPSPLAFCADGGEKFLLGEVHGNTAGRTRWWRSGDTAYKFTEIWGLIYPPNRDLLFISEAIPKDRSIMPDFIKIDWGFVTAVLLSFTGILFTFDAISGEQERGTLRLMLANSISRNTVISGKFLSAFFTIAIPVLIGVIVSTSIIYLSEAVQFKGSHWMRLGFIVCVALIYTSIFIFLGLLVSSRVKESSTSLAILLLIWTVWVVLMPNALGSLGNRLQSRPTPKEFMAQVQDSREDLQTRYFARIKEPPRQESPATIATALGAEYVNKDAELRDRLRAGYLFTELRQIQTARSLTRISPAAVVQYAFEGLAGTGLPRHLDFISQTRQYAKQFRQFLIDTDRSDPDSPHTVGIPEGTSQKPVNFDAVQILMPQLSTYCC